From the genome of Alicyclobacillus sp. SO9:
CTGGGACTTTCGGGATGCTTTGATGCGACCGAAGTGGAAAATTTGAATGTCGTAGCAGGCATTGGAGTGGATTTGCTGGAGACAAACAAAGTGCGTGTGACGCTTGAGGTATTTCGTCCAATCAAGTCCGGACAGAGTTCAACCGCGGAAACGGACAAAAGGCAGTCGTTCATCGTCTCCTCAACGGGAGATACGATTGAGGATGCGTTGTCCGTGTTGACGACCAGGTCTCCACGAAGACTGTACTACCCGCATAATGTTTTGTTCATATTTGGAAAAAGCTACGCTGAAAACGGCTTAGACCGCGCCTTTGATTACCTTGAGCGAGACCGGGCATATCGTCGAAACAGTCTTCTTCTGATTGCAGATAACACGGCCGCCGAAGTGTTGAAGGCCCGGTTCTTGAACCCACAGGTGACATCCCTTGGAATTCGTCAGTTGCTTGACATGATGAATTATGTATCAGAGGCATACAACACTGAACAATTGACGTTCTTGCGTCAGTATCTTGAGCCGGCTCACACTTCATCTGCTTGTGTGCTGGGTCTGAATGCCATGCGCATGCCCCAAGTTAGGGGATTGGGGTTGGTGAAAAAAGGGAAATTGGTCACCGTCTCTAAGGGTGCTGAACTGAAGGGATTGTTGTGGATGCTCGGTGAAACCAGGCAAGTTCCCATTACTGTTTCACTCAAAGGCGGTCATGCCTCTCATGAGAAGAGTACTGTTCGCTTATTAAGCACCTATCGCAACATACGTTGGAATACCTCCTCCCGGCTCCCGTCCGTTGATATTACAGTCACAGGAAGGGCCGAGGTCGATCACGTTGGAGGTTGCACAACTCTTACGCCAACTGTCATGCGGATGCTGGAAACCGCTGTTGACGATTATATGAAACGCCACATGACGGTCTCCATGGCCGCGATGCAATCAGAAGGCATCGATGGAGCTCAACTCGCAACCAGCTTGCACAGGGTTAAGCCTCGGATGTGGAGAAGATATGCGTCTACTTGGGATACGGTGTATCCCGCTATCCCTGTTACCTTTCATGTTCATGTGAGTATACTCAAAACTGGACTTGCTGGTAGACCACCGGTTGGAGCCTATTCTACACATGGCTCCTTGCCGCCAAATAAGTAGGTGCCTCGACATGATTTGGGTGTTTGTGATGTATTTGGCTGGACAAGTTTTATTTTTTGTCGTCGAAAAGACGAGGCCTGAGAAAAAAGAGTGGATTGTGGTCGGGTGTTTGTGGTTCATATCGTTTGCACTTTGTGTGACAATTCGATTTCATTTGTGGCCTCAAGTCGAGCCCCTGGGATGGCTGAAAATGCTCTTTGAGCCCCCTACTAATTGGCTTATGAAAAGGGTGTAAATCAATGAAAACACAGGTTTCGCGAACCCAATTTCGGTATCTTATGTTATGGCTGATTATGGGCACAGGCATCCTGACCATGCCTTTGGCAATTGCAAATTTCACGGTTCATGACGGATGGATTGCCTCGCTGCTCTTTATTCTGGGTACAGGAGCGGCAGCACTTATTGTCAAGGTGTTTACCAATTATTTTCCGTCCCAAAGCTTGACGGAGGCATTGATTGAATCATTTGGCCCCTGGCTAGGACGCGTCTTCGGTTTATGGCTCCTTTTTTGGCTGCTGAATCAAGCAGCTTTGATGGCCAGGCAGTTTCTCGTATTTGCAGGAATTACAATTCTGCCAAAGACACCGGAGCCGTTGATTGCTGGCGTATTTTTTATCCCCATCGCGTACGCCGTTTTTTCAGGGATGGAAGTGATTGCGCGCTTCGCACAGTTTGTCACCCCATTATCCTTTCTCGTAGTGCTTTTTATTACTGGGTTGATTGTTCCGACAATGCATCCGGATATGTTATTACCGATCCTTGGCGATGGCTGGAGCCCGGTATTTCGGGCCGCCATACAGCCAACTGTTGCATTTGCGTTGCAGTTGGTCACCGCACTGGAACTTGTACCGCATTTGAAGCAGCCGGAAAAAGCCGCAATGGATATTGTGTGGATTGGTATCGTCATTACGCTTTTCCTGGCCATGATTGAGGTACTGATTATCTCGGTTTTGGGACTGACAGCCAACTACCTTCAGTATCCAATTCTTGAAGTGGTGCGCGGCATACGAATTGGGAGATTTATTCAGCGTTTTGATACCTTGTACGTACTCGGAATCATTTCTGTGATTTTTCTCAAGGTGTCTCTTTATCAGTACTGTTTTACTTCTTCCCTCAAGACCTTCACAAATGCTCCTTCACTGCGGAATTTGACCCTCGGGTCAGTGGCGGTCACCGGCGCAGCGTCGTTGTACCTGTGGCGTGACAGTGTCGAACTCTCCCACTACATGCTGTTTGTGACGCCAGCCTACTTTGGGATGACTTTAACCGTTCTGCCCCTTGGAGCAGTCTTGGCGAAACAAGTAAGAAATCGCGTTCGAAACTCGATTCGGGGTTATTCATGATGGTGATGACTTGAATTTGGGTTCACGATGCTCCATTCGTCCTTATCCGGATTGTAGTCAACCTCGATGTTCCGAAGGAACTTTTCGTTTTTCTCCAAAAGAACCTCTACCCCCGTATTGGTCGTCACAAGCTCATCCGTCTCCTTTTGGTAATCGAGCCCCAATCCGTAGTGTGCGTGATCTCCATGGGCGTGTCCGACAAATACTCTGAACTTCAGTTGCTTGTCGTCTTCATTTTCAAGAATTTCTTTCAGCTTGGTTGTCGCCGCTTCACTCATTTTGCATTCCATATGACAGTCTCCTCCAATTGGTTTCGCGTCTGCGTGTTTTAGGGGCTGTGAACCTGTCACCGCAGGAGGTCGAGAAAGTGAGTCAGGACCTTGGCGGTTAAGCCCCACACAACAAAATCATCGAATTGATAAAAGTATTGTACCTGTGTATCCGTTCGAAAGGGATAAGCCCGTCCGTTCGGAATCAGGTGGAACGGAAAATCTTCGGGAAACTCAGGTTGTAAGTGAACGCGATACATGTCCGGCTCATGTTCGAGTAGAGTCTGCAAGGGAACCGACAGAATGTTCGCAACCTCTTTGGGATTAGGTCGAAGAATTGCGTCATCTGGGAGAAAACCCACATACGGATACACGAGCAGGCCAGAAGATGCCGGGAAGATGTCCAGTGAACCAAGCACTCGTATGGTGTCTTGGTTTATACCCAGTTCCTCGCCCGTTTCACGCACAGCCGCATGTAATTGACTCCGGTCTGTCGCTTCGACATGTCCTCCGGGGAAAGAGATTTCTCCGGGCTGACGGCGAAGGCTAAACGACCTTCGCTCAAACAATACATGCAGCACTCCTTGTTGTTGCTTCAGGGCGACCAGAACAGCAGTCTCAACAGCTCGATGATAGCCTAAAAAGCCGGCATTTCGGTTTCTTAAAACATCAGAAATACCCGAGACTGTGTACCTGGCAGTGCTTTCGTTCCTCATGATTCACCTCGTTAGCTGCTTCAGTTCGGTGTTGCTAACCGGGATATGTACAGAAACTCTATCTGCATAGTACTCCAGAGACACTACAGGTGCCAAGTTTTCGCAATTTCGAGCTAAACAGATAACATGTCTTGCACCACAGATACCAGAACTAGAAAACTGGGACGGCTGTAAGAGCCATCCCGCAATTTAAGAAAACTGGGACGGCTGTAAAAGCCCATCCCGCAATTCAAGAAAACTGGGATGGCCGTAAAAGCCCATCCCGCAATTCAAGAAAACTGGGATGGCCGTAAAAGCCCATCCCGCAATTCAAGAAAACCCTGGCGTGTCGGTCAGTTGCGCTGGTGACCGGACTGCCTATGTCTCCTCAAAAAAATCCCTGTTCTTTGCAATCCACTCTTCTTCCTCTTCCGGTACGAATTCCTCCTGGAAGATGGCAGACACAGGACACACTGGTTCACACGCACCGCAGTCGATGCAGACATCGGGATTGATGAGATAGGTGTCTCCGCCGTCTTGAATGGCATCGACAGGACATACTTCCACGCAGTCTGCAGCCTTTTCGCCAATACATGGTGACGTGATAATAAAGGCCACTTTTGGTCCTCCCTTCTACCGCACTCTGTCACGGTCCGCAGGTTTGGGATGCTCTCTGCCTGCTTGAGTTAATTGTTGCAAATACTAAAAAAGACTGCCTTGACCAGCGTCAAGTTACAGTCTCTTTCTGTTTTTCCATCTCGTGTTTTCAACAACAATTCGCTAACGGCGGTAATACTGGCCCCACGACCGCTCCGAGTACCGAGCACTATATTTGCGCTTGCGTCGACGTCGACTGCGTCTTA
Proteins encoded in this window:
- a CDS encoding Ger(x)C family spore germination protein, which gives rise to MKVGRVLVRKYSSMLVLLITVIVSLGLSGCFDATEVENLNVVAGIGVDLLETNKVRVTLEVFRPIKSGQSSTAETDKRQSFIVSSTGDTIEDALSVLTTRSPRRLYYPHNVLFIFGKSYAENGLDRAFDYLERDRAYRRNSLLLIADNTAAEVLKARFLNPQVTSLGIRQLLDMMNYVSEAYNTEQLTFLRQYLEPAHTSSACVLGLNAMRMPQVRGLGLVKKGKLVTVSKGAELKGLLWMLGETRQVPITVSLKGGHASHEKSTVRLLSTYRNIRWNTSSRLPSVDITVTGRAEVDHVGGCTTLTPTVMRMLETAVDDYMKRHMTVSMAAMQSEGIDGAQLATSLHRVKPRMWRRYASTWDTVYPAIPVTFHVHVSILKTGLAGRPPVGAYSTHGSLPPNK
- a CDS encoding endospore germination permease; this translates as MKTQVSRTQFRYLMLWLIMGTGILTMPLAIANFTVHDGWIASLLFILGTGAAALIVKVFTNYFPSQSLTEALIESFGPWLGRVFGLWLLFWLLNQAALMARQFLVFAGITILPKTPEPLIAGVFFIPIAYAVFSGMEVIARFAQFVTPLSFLVVLFITGLIVPTMHPDMLLPILGDGWSPVFRAAIQPTVAFALQLVTALELVPHLKQPEKAAMDIVWIGIVITLFLAMIEVLIISVLGLTANYLQYPILEVVRGIRIGRFIQRFDTLYVLGIISVIFLKVSLYQYCFTSSLKTFTNAPSLRNLTLGSVAVTGAASLYLWRDSVELSHYMLFVTPAYFGMTLTVLPLGAVLAKQVRNRVRNSIRGYS
- a CDS encoding iron-sulfur cluster assembly accessory protein; this encodes MECKMSEAATTKLKEILENEDDKQLKFRVFVGHAHGDHAHYGLGLDYQKETDELVTTNTGVEVLLEKNEKFLRNIEVDYNPDKDEWSIVNPNSSHHHHE
- a CDS encoding CoA pyrophosphatase — its product is MRNESTARYTVSGISDVLRNRNAGFLGYHRAVETAVLVALKQQQGVLHVLFERRSFSLRRQPGEISFPGGHVEATDRSQLHAAVRETGEELGINQDTIRVLGSLDIFPASSGLLVYPYVGFLPDDAILRPNPKEVANILSVPLQTLLEHEPDMYRVHLQPEFPEDFPFHLIPNGRAYPFRTDTQVQYFYQFDDFVVWGLTAKVLTHFLDLLR
- a CDS encoding ferredoxin family protein, whose amino-acid sequence is MAFIITSPCIGEKAADCVEVCPVDAIQDGGDTYLINPDVCIDCGACEPVCPVSAIFQEEFVPEEEEEWIAKNRDFFEET